Within Thermoplasmata archaeon, the genomic segment TCGTCGGTAGGCTGAAGGCTTCCCCAATTCTCATCGGGAACCCTTTCCTTCAGTCCAGAGGTCCTCTGCAACTCCTTAAGGGCGGCTTCGAATTCATCCCTGTCCCCGAGACCGGTATCAATCCTGAGATAATGTTCGTAGCCCCCGGACTTTAACAGCCATCTTTCATAGGCGTTAGGTCCCGGCTCTATTCCCAGTTCCTTCAACATCTCCTCGTCCAGACCGCCCAAGGCTTCTTCGGACCCCATGCGGTTGGCTTCATTGAATTCATCCTTGTTCACTGCGAATGCAGGGAAGACATAGATGTGCTTAGGATACCTTTTCAACAGATCCTGATATTTCGGGCCCCCGGCGATGTTGACGCCTACACAGTCGGGACAAGGGTTCCTCTGCGGGTCGCGGAATGTTGCGGACGGTTTGAATCCCATGCTACTGCACCATGCAGGAATGTCCCATTTTTCATTCCCGCACGACCCGAGGTAGAAACCTATGGCGTCCACGACAGGCTGCATCTGCTTGGAGAGACTCTCCACTCTGTCCCTCAGTACATCGGGTCTTGCATGGAGCCCGAGATTCAATGCGTACACTAATACAGAATATCTGTTCCGATCGAGTGCGGTTTTCCCTGAAATTATGTCATCCCAACTGGATGTGCGGTAGGGAATTCCGAACCTCTCCAACTTCCTGGCGATAGGGCCCTGATTCCCAGAGTCGGCAAGGACGATGTCCTTCTCCTCCGGATCCTTGTTGAGACTATAGACGAGATTGTCATCCAGCATCGGGCATATGATGATCCCAAGGACTCCTTTTGCCATGAAGCCGACATCTGCTGAGAATGATATATCGTTGACGATTGCTGAACGGACGTGTCTAAAACTGACATTTCTACGAAGCCTGAAAGAGAAGACGGCTCATGTGGCGAGACTGGGATAGTATCATATGACGCGTTTAAAATTGTGGAGTATACCTTTCCTGGTCACGGTC encodes:
- a CDS encoding DUF1638 domain-containing protein, yielding MAKGVLGIIICPMLDDNLVYSLNKDPEEKDIVLADSGNQGPIARKLERFGIPYRTSSWDDIISGKTALDRNRYSVLVYALNLGLHARPDVLRDRVESLSKQMQPVVDAIGFYLGSCGNEKWDIPAWCSSMGFKPSATFRDPQRNPCPDCVGVNIAGGPKYQDLLKRYPKHIYVFPAFAVNKDEFNEANRMGSEEALGGLDEEMLKELGIEPGPNAYERWLLKSGGYEHYLRIDTGLGDRDEFEAALKELQRTSGLKERVPDENWGSLQPTDDLYSECKSFLG